From Thermoanaerobaculia bacterium:
CGCCCGGATCCCGCGATTCCAGCGGATCTGGCGCCGCACGAACGCGCGCAACGAGACGAAGCCGAGCTCGTGGTCGAGGACCGGAAGCGAGAGAACCACCCGGCGGCCCGCGCGCGCCGGAAGGAGGCCGAGCATCAGGTCGTCGGCGAGGTAGGGCGCGAGCGCCGTGAAGCCGCCGATTTCGGTCAGCACCTCCCGGCGGAGGAGGATCCCCGCACCGAGCGCGAAACGGAGCCCTTCGAGGCGGCGCGCGACGAAGACCGAGGGCTGGAACTCGGCCGCGTTGCCGAGCGCCTGGAGGATGCCTCCCCAGCCGCGCCCGTGCGAGCGGTACGGCGACGTCACCACGCCGGCCGCGGAATCGGCGAGAACGGCCGCGACCCGGGCCACGTAGTCGCGCGGCGCGCGCACGTCGGCGTCGGAGAAGAGGAGGAAGTCGTGCCTCGCGTACCGCGCGATGTTCGCGAGGTTCCGGACCTTCGGGTTCCCTCCCGGGGCCGCGCCCGGGTCTTCTCCGGCGACGACCGCGATGTCCTGCTCCGGATACGCGTCCGCGACTCGGCGCGCCGCGTCGAGACCCGGATCGTGCGGATCGAGCGAGCCGAAGACGATCTGGAGCCCGGCATAGTCCTGATCGGCGAAAGACCGGAAATTCGCCTCCGCGCGCTCTTCGGCGCCGCAAATCGGCTTGAGCACGGAAACGGGAGGACGGGGGCCGCCCTCCGGCGGCGCCGGCCCGCGGAAGAAATCGCGCGCCGCCGCGATCGCGTAGAGGGAGTAGCCGGTCGCACCGGCGCAGAGCAGATAGAGGAGAACCCGGAACGCCGCGAGCGCCATCAGCGCGCGAGCGCCGGCGTTCGCGTGTCGTCGAAGAGCCCGGCGGGCGTCGTCAGCCGGAAGCCGTTCGCCTCGACCGCCACCTTCACCTTCGGGCTGACGAGCGCGGCGAGCTCCGCGGGC
This genomic window contains:
- the hpnI gene encoding bacteriohopanetetrol glucosamine biosynthesis glycosyltransferase HpnI, with protein sequence MALAAFRVLLYLLCAGATGYSLYAIAAARDFFRGPAPPEGGPRPPVSVLKPICGAEERAEANFRSFADQDYAGLQIVFGSLDPHDPGLDAARRVADAYPEQDIAVVAGEDPGAAPGGNPKVRNLANIARYARHDFLLFSDADVRAPRDYVARVAAVLADSAAGVVTSPYRSHGRGWGGILQALGNAAEFQPSVFVARRLEGLRFALGAGILLRREVLTEIGGFTALAPYLADDLMLGLLPARAGRRVVLSLPVLDHELGFVSLRAFVRRQIRWNRGIRAARPGGYAGLLATQSTILALLLLLATGGSASGVVVAAAAVLSRLAMAWDVGGRALGDRTVRRWILLVPVRDAVAFALWVAGFFGRTVEWRGVRYRVERGGRIAP